Proteins encoded together in one Colius striatus isolate bColStr4 chromosome 3, bColStr4.1.hap1, whole genome shotgun sequence window:
- the ING2 gene encoding inhibitor of growth protein 2 translates to MCCWRGGMMLAGPQLVAGPAAPGGERARLLSLYVQDYLECVESLPLDIQRNASLLREMDTQCQEALKEIDDVYEKYKAENDPVQKKRLQQHLQRALINSQELGDEKIQIVTQMLELVENRARQMETHSQCFQDLSENEKPLEKAKTESCQPERSSRRPRRQRTSESRDLCHIANGIDDCDDQPPKEKRSKSSKKKKRSKAKQEREVSPVEFAIDPNEPTYCLCNQVSYGEMIGCDNEQCPIEWFHFSCVGLTYKPKGKWYCPKCRGDNEKTMDKCTDKSKKDRRSR, encoded by the exons ATGTGCTGCTGGCGCGGGGGGATGATGCTGGCGGGGCCGCAGCTGGTGGCGGGGCCGGCAGCGCCGGGCGGTGAGCGGGCCCGGCTGCTCTCGCTCTACGTGCAGGACTACCTGGAGTGCGTGGAGTCGCTGCCGCTGGACATCCAGCGCAACGCCTCGCTGCTACGGGAGATGGACACGCAGTGCCAAG AAGCGTTAAAAGAAATAGATGATGTCTATGAGAAATAcaaggcagaaaacgaccctGTTCAGAAGAAGCGCTTGCAGCAGCACCTTCAGCGTGCGTTAATCAACAGCCAAGAGCTTGGAGATGAGAAAATCCAAATAGTAACTCAGATGCTAGAACTGGTAGAGAATAGAGCCCGGCAAATGGAAACGCACTCTCAGTGCTTTCAAGATCTGTCTGAGAACGAAAAGCCTCTAGAAAAGGCAAAGACGGAGTCCTGCCAGCCGGAGAGATCTTCACGTAGACCTCGTCGCCAGCGAACTAGCGAAAGCCGTGATCTGTGCCATATAGCGAATGGGATTGATGACTGCGATGATCAGCCACCTAAAGAAAAAAGATCGAAATcttccaagaagaaaaaacGCTCCAAAGCCAAACAAGAGAGAGAGGTTTCACCTGTAGAATTTGCAATTGATCCCAATGAACCAACTTACTGCTTATGCAACCAAGTGTCTTATGGCGAAATGATAGGGTGTGATAACGAACAGTGCCCTATCGAGTGGTTCCACTTCTCGTGTGTTGGACTCACCTACAAACCAAAGGGGAAATGGTATTGCCCCAAGTGCAGAGGAGACAATGAGAAAACGATGGACAAATGTACTGACAAATCAAAAAAGGACAGAAGGTCGAGGTAG
- the CDKN2AIP gene encoding CDKN2A-interacting protein: MAVAAGKAADEPMGRTAEEVAWAEALRGACEPEHHWRHRREFLLRNVGEPPAAGSPQLQRLVSLSMVWANHVFLGCRYPPQVMEKALEMAEGIQVTDAPVRTTRDELVAKVKKRGISSSNEGVEEPPKKRAVEKSKDSKDTGKDVKTTKAEAPKETVSTLLKKQEKVTSKDAENSRSTCSSNQETVTASDKKPEGKPANAENTTEKKLSSSERELGEKLCPDEPKEGKSENVPSPEKKITVSAVPAAAKSAPQAEAQPAAAKSAPQAEAQPAATKSAPQAEAQTAATKSAPQAEAQTAATKSTPQAEAVPAAAVPLTAKSTPQAEAASVAVPPATKSTPQAAAVPPTTKSTQQAVTVPPTTKSTPQVATVPPTTKSVPQAAVVPPTTKSTPQAAVVPSTTKSTPQTSVTLLSSKNQASVPALAPKSSAQAGSSLLLAPKSSTQAGSSLLLASKGTAKAGSSLLASKSSAEVAASLLAARSGTQQGSSLLTSKSSAQVAASLLAARSGAQQGPSSLAARGGAQAGASLLASKGGTQAGSPQLASKSGSQAGETPTKALCKPLTSEDAKERQPFFNRLYKAVAWKLVAVGGFSPNVNHAELLNSSIQSVKATLDVAFVPLKELADLPQNKSSLENIVCELRCKSVYLGTGCGKSMENAKAVASREALKLFLKKKVIVKICKRKYKGSEIEDLVLLDEESKPSNLPPALRNPREIL; this comes from the exons ATGGCCGTGGCGGCGGGGAAGGCGGCGGACGAGCCCATGGGGCGGACGGCGGAAGAGGTGGCCTGGGCGGAGGCGCTGCGCGGGGCCTGCGAGCCCGAGCACcactggcggcaccgccgggaGTTCCTGCTGCGCAACGTAGGGGAGCCGCCGGCGGCGGGCAGCCCCCAGCTCCAGCGCCTTGTGTCCCTCTCCATGGTGTGGGCTAACCACGTCTTCCTGGGCTGCCG GTACCCGCCGCAGGTCATGGAGAAGGCGCTGGAAATGGCCGAAGGCATCCAAGTGACCGACGCGCCTGTCCGCACCACGAGAGATGAACTGGTTGCCAAGGTGAAGAAAAGAGGCATATCAAGTAGCAATG AAGGGGTAGAGGAGCCCCCCAAGAAGCGAGCTGTTGAGAAAAGCAAAGATTCTAAAGATACTGGAAAAGATGTGAAAACCACCAAGGCAGAAGCCCCAAAGGAAACGGTGAGCACATTGctaaaaaagcaggaaaaagttACTAGCAAAGATGCAGAAAACTCCCGGTCGACTTGCAGTTCAAATCAAGaaacagtcacagcatcagacaaaaaaccagaaggaaaacCTGCTAATGCTGAAAATACCACTGAGAAAAAGCTATCCTCATCTGAAAGAGAGTTGGGAGAGAAGCTTTGCCCAGATGAACCTAAGGAAGGCAAGAGTGAAAATGTGCCATcgcctgaaaagaaaattaccgTAAGTGCAGTGCCAGCGGCTGCCAAGAGTGCCCCGCAGGCAGAggcacagccagcagctgccaAGAGTGCCCCGCAGGCAGAGGCACAGCCAGCGGCTACCAAGAGTGCCCCGCAGGCAGAAGCACAGACAGCGGCTACCAAGAGTGCCCCGCAGGCAGAAGCACAGACAGCGGCTACCAAGAGCACCCCGCAGGCAgaggcagtgccagcagcagcagtgccactGACCGCCAAGAGCaccccacaggcagaggcagcatcAGTAGCAGTACCACCAGCCACCAAGAGTAccccacaggcagcagcagtgccacCAACCACCAAGAGCACGCAACAAGCAGTGACAGTGCCGCCCACCACCAAGAGCACCCCGCAGGTAGCAACGGTGCCGCCAACCACCAAGAGCGtcccacaggcagcagtggtGCCACCGACCACCAAGAGCACCCCGCAGGCAGCAGTGGTGCCATCGACCACCAAGAGCACCCCACAAACAAGTGTTACATTGCTGTCTTCCAAAAACCAAGCGAGTGTCCCAGCACTGGCCCCCAAGAGCAGTGCTCAGGCAGGCAGCTcgctgctgctggctcccaaGAGCAGTACTCAGGCAGGCAGCTCGCTGCTGCTGGCCTCCAAGGGCACTGCTAAGGCAGGTTCCTCACTCCTGGCCTCCAAGAGCAGCGCTGAGGTGGCTGCCTCACTGCTGGCTGCTCGCAGCGGCACTCAGCAGGGATCCTCGCTGCTGACTTCGAAGAGTAGTGCTCAGGTGGCTGCTTCGCTGCTGGCCGCTCGCAGCGGGGCTCAGCAAGGGCCCTCATCACTGGCCGCCCGGGGTGGAGCTCAGGCAGGTGCTTCCCTGCTGGCCTCCAAGGGTGGCACACAGGCAGGTTCGCCACAGCTTGCCTCCAAGAGCGGCTCACAGGCAGGTGAAACTCCCACTAAGGCTTTGTGCAAACCGTTAACCAGTGAAGATGCAAAGGAAAGGCAACCTTTTTTCAACAGACTGTACAAAGCTGTAGCCTGGAAACTGGTTGCCGTTGGAGGCTTCAGTCCTAACGTAAATCATGCAGAACTTCTGAACTCGTCCATTCAGTCTGTAAAAGCTACATTAGATGTTGCTTTCGTTCCCCTGAAGGAACTCGCAGACTTGCCTCAAAATAAGAGCTCTTTAGAAAATATCGTTTGTGAACTGAGGTGCAAGTCTGTCTACTTGGGTACTGGCTGTGGTAAAAGTATGGAAAATGCCAAAGCAGTTGCTTCAAGAGAAGCTTTGAAATTATTCCTCAAAAAGAAAGTTATTGTGAAgatctgtaaaagaaaatacaaaggcAGTGAAATTGAAGATTTGGTACTTCTGGATGAAGAATCAAAGCCGTCCAATTTACCTCCAGCTTTAAGAAATCCTCGTGAGATCTTGTAG